One window from the genome of Antechinus flavipes isolate AdamAnt ecotype Samford, QLD, Australia chromosome X, AdamAnt_v2, whole genome shotgun sequence encodes:
- the LOC127542710 gene encoding exosome complex component MTR3-like has protein sequence MPGDHKRIRGPEDSQPPILYAPPEQIVEAQVRDFIPNRDPRRQRPVYVRAGQTSQATGSSYLESGDTKIVASVYGPRQVEGGEPLTGLQGRLICDFRRAPFSGRGKRRAPSSNNREEKEMSLALQEALMPAVQLLRYPRAQLEVYVLVLEDGGAILASGIIAASLALADAGIEMFDLVSACSLVLSGDADPVWLLDPVLYEEQQASGGLTVALMPVRNEVSGLLGSSEGCSAELWAEGVRLGMEGCQRLYTTLHKCLVRSTRRRRQEVQIQAQARRVAERDLAAQDLPPTLPLPPVPHSPDEASE, from the coding sequence ATGCCTGGTGATCACAAACGCATTCGAGGTCCAGAGGACTCGCAGCCGCCCATCCTTTACGCGCCTCCGGAGCAAATCGTCGAGGCCCAGGTTCGAGATTTCATCCCGAACCGGGACCCCCGGCGCCAGCGGCCTGTGTACGTCAGGGCAGGTCAGACCAGCCAGGCTACTGGCTCTTCTTACTTAGAATCAGGAGATACTAAGATAGTTGCTTCTGTGTACGGTCCACGCCAAGTGGAAGGGGGGGAGCCGCTGACCGGCCTCCAAGGGCGCCTGATATGCGACTTCCGCCGGGCACCTTTCTCGGGGAGGGGCAAAAGGAGAGCTCCTTCCAGCAACAacagggaggagaaggaaatgagccTGGCACTTCAGGAAGCTCTCATGCCAGCAGTTCAGTTGCTGCGCTACCCCCGTGCCCAGCTCGAAGTTTACGTTTTGGTTCTCGAGGATGGTGGCGCAATTTTAGCATCTGGTATCATTGCCGCTTCCTTGGCCTTGGCAGACGCCGGCATAGAGATGTTCGACCTGGTGTCGGCGTGCAGCCTAGTTCTCTCCGGAGACGCCGATCCCGTTTGGCTCTTGGATCCCGTTCTATACGAGGAGCAGCAGGCCTCCGGTGGCCTTACCGTGGCCCTTATGCCCGTGCGCAACGAAGTGTCAGGCCTACTGGGCAGTTCGGAAGGCTGCAGCGCCGAGCTCTGGGCGGAAGGGGTGCGCCTCGGTATGGAAGGCTGTCAGCGCCTCTACACGACCCTGCACAAGTGCCTAGTGAGGTCCACCCGGAGAAGAAGACAAGAAGTCCAGATCCAGGCTCAAGCCCGGAGAGTAGCAGAGAGGGATTTAGCTGCCCAGGATCTCCCACCAACTCTACCACTTCCACCTGTTCCTCACTCTCCCGATGAGGCCTCCGAATAA